One genomic region from Nitrospira sp. encodes:
- the rph gene encoding ribonuclease PH yields the protein MASGAGLGRIDGRRRDQIRPVKVTRNFTKHAEGSVLIEMGDTKVICTASIEEKVPPFLKGKGTGWVTAEYAMLPRATHDRSPRESVKGKQGGRTLEIQRLVGRALRAVIDTSRLGERTIWIDCDVIQADGGTRTASITGSFIALADAVAVLKKRELIKVNPLTDYLAAISIGKVGGHVMVDLAYEEDSHAEVDMNLVMTGAGQYVEIQGTAERTPFNKKDMDEFLDLGWGAIRELVTLQKSLIGALS from the coding sequence ATGGCAAGCGGGGCAGGGTTGGGACGCATCGACGGGCGACGCCGGGATCAAATCCGGCCGGTGAAGGTCACGCGCAATTTTACGAAACATGCCGAAGGCTCCGTCCTGATCGAGATGGGGGATACCAAGGTGATCTGCACCGCCTCGATCGAGGAAAAGGTGCCTCCGTTTCTAAAGGGAAAAGGCACGGGCTGGGTGACGGCAGAATATGCCATGCTCCCGAGAGCCACGCATGATCGATCGCCTCGCGAGTCGGTCAAGGGCAAGCAAGGCGGGCGCACGCTGGAGATTCAACGGTTGGTCGGGCGGGCGCTCCGTGCGGTGATCGACACGAGCCGATTGGGGGAACGGACCATTTGGATCGACTGCGATGTCATCCAGGCTGACGGCGGCACCCGCACGGCCTCTATCACCGGATCGTTCATCGCCCTCGCGGATGCCGTCGCTGTGCTCAAAAAGCGGGAGCTGATCAAGGTCAATCCGCTGACCGATTACCTCGCGGCCATCAGTATCGGCAAGGTCGGCGGCCATGTGATGGTGGATCTGGCCTACGAAGAAGATTCGCACGCCGAAGTGGACATGAATCTGGTGATGACCGGCGCCGGACAATATGTCGAGATCCAAGGGACGGCTGAACGGACCCCGTTCAACAAAAAAGATATGGACGAATTCCTCGACCTGGGGTGGGGAGCGATCCGTGAGTTGGTGACGTTGCAGAAGTCGCTGATCGGGGCATTGAGTTAA
- the rdgB gene encoding RdgB/HAM1 family non-canonical purine NTP pyrophosphatase, producing MRIVLATRNPHKKQELIALLRGLNITILTLDDFPDAPEVVEDGDTCDANAMKKAVEIARFTGLTAVADDTGLEVDALDGRPGAFAARYAGEHATYEDNCRKLLQELRGLPAERRSGRFVTVAAIATPDGAQLSAKGVLEGVIAEQPIGSHGFGYDPVFVLPEYGQTLAQLSPELKNRISHRARAFNQARTLLQGMMAEPRSVGA from the coding sequence ATGCGTATCGTGCTGGCGACCAGGAATCCGCACAAGAAGCAGGAACTCATCGCCTTGTTGCGCGGCCTGAACATCACGATTCTCACGCTGGATGATTTTCCTGACGCGCCCGAGGTGGTGGAAGACGGGGACACCTGCGACGCCAACGCCATGAAGAAGGCGGTGGAGATTGCGCGGTTCACGGGGCTTACGGCGGTGGCGGACGATACGGGGTTGGAAGTCGATGCCTTGGATGGCCGTCCTGGCGCCTTCGCCGCCCGCTACGCAGGTGAACATGCCACCTATGAAGACAATTGCCGGAAGTTGTTGCAGGAACTCCGGGGCCTTCCGGCTGAACGACGGAGTGGCCGCTTCGTGACCGTTGCAGCCATTGCCACGCCGGACGGTGCTCAACTGTCAGCCAAGGGCGTCTTAGAAGGCGTGATTGCCGAACAGCCGATTGGATCACATGGTTTCGGATATGATCCAGTGTTTGTGTTGCCGGAATACGGTCAAACTCTGGCGCAGTTGTCGCCGGAGCTCAAAAATCGCATCAGCCATCGTGCCCGCGCCTTCAATCAGGCGAGGACCTTGCTCCAAGGCATGATGGCCGAACCACGCTCAGTCGGGGCGTAG